A region of the Anolis sagrei isolate rAnoSag1 chromosome 4, rAnoSag1.mat, whole genome shotgun sequence genome:
CTCTGCGGGAGAGACTTTGTCAGGGCAGTCGTCTTTACCTGTGGAGGATCCCGCTGGAGAAGACAACTGAATGGCTTCCCAAATGGTCTCAAAGGTAATAGCTTTctaaatatttttgttatttagTTAAACCAATTGTGTTATTCTTAGTTATTTGGGCTGGTATTCTATACTGGAGTTGCAGATTAGTAGCCTAGAATTACAGATCCACAACTGCATTGTATTCACTAACATGAATTACTAATGTTCATGAATACCACTGTACCAACTTGCTTTACCAGGCACGGAAGCACTGGGAGATGGAGGTTTGTTCAAGGCCAGGTGGGACACAAGGGGGAAGATTTcaactttctccttcctcctcccagcAATAGAGTGTGTGACAAGGATTTGAGATGGGGTCCTGCTTCTGATCATCACTGTCTTGATCATTGTTAGAACATGATGGAAACATCACCTTCCTGTGCTGTGCTTCTGAGCTGAACAGACCACCATTCCTGGGCCTCATAAAGGCATGATGGAGGGACTGAACCAGGAGAAATTACTTAGTTGTTCATTCATAATTAATTATATCATGTAAAATGTGAGCCTTttgaggggaaatctttaataTATTCTTGAGAGCCAACATGATATAGCAATTTGAGTGTTGAGCTACAAGCATAGATTCCTTGCTTGGCcataaaaacccactgggtgatcttgggtgaTTCACACACTCAATGCCAGAAAACCTggaatagggtcaccttagggttcATTAAGTTATAAATgccttgaaggcagacaacaacaatatcaaaatatATTCTCGAGGAGgtatatataataaaacaaatataagaaCTAAATTAAAAATGATAGGAATTataaattaaaaattataaatatataaaaattataaattataaataaattaaaaattataggAATAAAAGGATAATTCAACAATTGAGAGCCCGGGCAAAAGAAAAGTATTTTCATTTGTGTTGAAAAAACAGCAGAGGAAGTGTTGGGCAAGTCTCACTGGAGAAGGAGTGTTTCCTTACAACTTCATCCCCACATACTTCATCCCCACATAGTCAACTCTCTGTCTTCTATCCATTTTAACATGTTGGCAAAacggagtcccatggaggccatctcACAATGTATGTCCACTTTCGGTGGCTGCCAATGAGAATCAGTGTTGCCAGTGTGTTAAAATAGAGAGAAGAATCCATTTTCAGGTGTTGGGTGCTACCTGATTCCTTACTCAATAAAATGAGGAGAAAGCAGGGAAAGCACAGGAAAGCATGGAAAAGGGTGTGAGATGACTGGACATCCCAGAAGACGGGAAAGATATATATATTGTAACCTTGTACAGAAAGTTAACAATGAAAATGGATAGATATATTGGGACAAGCACATGAGTGGGTGAAATTGATCTTTGGCTTCCTTTCTTAGCATATCCTTTGTTTTAAGTAACTTAAACACAACTAGGTTAATCCTACTGAAATAACTTCAGTTTCGGCTTGGTACACATGTTTCAAAGCAGATTTCATTGAGAGCATTGATAATTTTCTTTCGTTCATATCTTACAATGAGACGTCTAGTTTATCTTGTAAGTACGAATTCCATCAAACCTAAGACATTATGTCAATATGTTTTCATAGTCAGAGCAGTCCAACTTTATAATTAGCATATTTCCAGCATTTTAGTTATTACTTTTATTCAACAGATCAAGACATTCACTGTCATTTATCATGTTGTTATCAATATCTCAACAGGTACTGAGGAAAATTATATCCAGAAGCCAGAGTCGCAAAGCAAAGAATTCATCCAGTCCAGGGCTGAGACTGAAAGAGATCTGCAAGGCCAGCAACAAAAGTCTATCCATAAAAGGCATGAGGATGTGATGCAACTCACAATCTCTTGCTGCGCTGTTGGCTGCAGCGAAAATTCTATAAGTACGCTATGCTAAAAATGTACCAATTGCTGATATGGAGGCTACTCTACAGCAATAATactttagaaaataaaatactttgtggctttaaataggtaacattaagGTCTTTTCAAAGAGGCTGCAATATTCGCAGCTCTTGTCTGCCTCTCCAAATTGACAAATATTGTCGAATGGCTACATTTCAAATGTATGAATAAGATTTCTACTCTTTCTTTTGGTTCCTACTTTTGCAATAAATGTGAAGTTCACCAGCTGGCTTCGATTGTTTGTTTGATAATGTCTCATCGAATGCTCTTCTCCTAATTTCAGGATAGTTGAATATTCCAAACAGATTGCTAGGAGATATTTTCATTAAATGTTTGGAAACATAATGACAATGGGAATGGAATTGGAGAAAATCTCTCAAGAAGacaaaacaaattacaaaatgcTGGAGATGTGTTGCGTGAACAGGGCAGATGAAGTTAAGAGTAGCTATGCCATATCTCTCCCCAGAATGCTGTGATAATAATGAATGAAGTACAGTGAGCCCTTTGGTAGATTCAGTTCCAGGACCCCGTCCCACCTCCCACAATTAACACCAAAATCTGCGGATGCTCAAGACCCAGTCTTGGcacagtaaaatggtgttccttgtACAAAATGGCAAATCCAAAGTTTGCATTTTGGACTGGGGTGTGTGttgaattccagccatgaatggtTCAACTCATGAATAAAGAATATGTGAAAATTGAAAGTTAACAGTATATATACCAGATATATTGTAGATGCAAGGGAAGCATGAGAGAATTATGACAATCTAGACCAAATGTATTTTTAGTCAGTGTCACCAGTGATTATCGAATAATGCCTATGTACAAGCTGCAGTGTCTGCAACCCCTTGCCATTTTGAGATCCTAACATTTGAGATCAGCCAAGGATATGCACTGAATATCAGCATGGCATCTGACTACTCTCAAAACAATTATTATGATGAGATATAATGTTTTAATTTCCCCCTTTTCTAAAAATAAAGGCTACCTAATATACAATACAGTATGACCcacttatccatggtttcacttacacaGGCTCAAAAAGACAATCTCCTGCtctggaggtatctatggatctCTCTAGGTTCTGCTCTGActcaaatatagtcaaaataaaGAGTTTGTAATTATCTGCAATTTCGAGTTTCCACAAAGGGTTTTGGAACTTCTCATTTTTGGACATGTGGGTTGTGTTGTAGGGTAAAAAAGTCTGGAAGTTTCAACTTGGCATTGAGTCTTCCAGCTTTTCCTTAAAATTTTAGCCAATTTGCTATCAGAATAAAACCAAGAACTACTTTTTTCGCACTTCGACTTCAGCCAATTCAACTTCAGTTACTAAAAAAGCACTCTCTCTAATACTGATTGCTGTCTTATTTAGTGGAGCCTGTATCAAGCTTttaagaaatggaaaggaaacagCAATACAACTATCCAGGAATGTCACTATACATTGTGAGTAGTCTTGATGGACCTGTTGTTGCATTTGATATGAGACTAGGGCCTCATCATGTGTGCTGCTGAATGACCACGGAGTGTGGCAAATCTGGTGTTTCCCGGCGGAGGTGTGTGGAGAACCCAGtgtcccatgccccacatcacctgaTTTACCCCaggccccatcccatgggggaagagTTTGCTGCTCATTTTCCACTCATGGATCCTAATGCAACACAGGAGGCCCCATGTTGCTGCTGTAGCAGcagcatttctctttctttttgtaatGGAGCCTCGTCGGAACTAGatgtacatcatgggatgggagtcaGCGGGCTCCATCATGTGCAGGAACCGACATATGCCACCAATGtttaccccatctgatgaggtcattgggACTCCAGCAAGACAGGAATTTAAAGATGCAATTAGCTTTCTCTTTATTCTTTTCCTACATTaaagaaaacacaaacaacaaattTGGAATTGGATCCTAATGTGGATATCAAGGACTTTGGCCTGCAATTTGTATGTCTAAGAAGTGACAAGTAAAAAATCGgatattttttggggggaggaaaATGCCAAGTGTCTGATTGAGCTTGGATCATTATAGAGGACTTCAGATTAAACCTTTCTTGTTCCCAATGTCTCCAGTAGAGTCCAAATCCAGATAAGGCCCCTTGCAATTTTAATTGACAAAAAGGaagagcaagaagaagaagaagaaaaagaagacagtTAAATTACCAACTGTCCTGAAAAGAGTTCAACGATAAACCAAGACCTTAGTGCACCAAAAGAAATGTGAATTGCTCGATATTTCAGTAATATTTCAAGACTAAAATATAAATGTAGGCCTCATTTACATAGCCATTATAACATAATTAGTGCAACAGTCTTCTCCCAATACAAGAAGGAATAGGAGCAAACAGTGGGGTACTAACGCCTCTCCTAGGAATGAATACACAAGGAAAGATTAGGTTTATATGACAGCAGTAAAAATTGCATCAGCAATATTAAGACGTTTCTTAAAAGTAATTACAATCCTAAGTGGACACAGACATGATAACAGTACCCACGCCCTTTCATGGACCTCCACTAAAGAGTTAAAACCTCaaataaaaaatacctttaaaaacctgagggcccttccatacagtcctatatcccaaaatatcaaggcagaaaatcccacattatctgagtgtggactcagataacctagtttaaagcagatattgtggaattttctgctttgatattctaggatatagggctgtgtggaagggctctctgaGAACACATCTTTAGAatgtctaggtcagtggttctcaactcgttttggccttcaactcacagaaatcctaacagctggtaaactggctgggatttctgggagttgtaggccaaaacatctggggacccacaggttgagaacaactggtccTCCAGGTGACTACATAATCAGCTTCTATATACATTGACCATAGAAAtttactggaggacctagagattactagagagGACATACTAACCAAATGAgcaaataattaaatctgcaaaagttaaacccacaaacgttGAAGGCCAGGTGTACTCTATTTAGCAAACCCACAATATAGAATAATTCTACACATGTTTAACCAGAGTTAAGTCCCATTGGGTTAATTGAAGGTTACTCTCAGGTGAGTACTGCAGAAAACAAATGATATCCAGCTCTATGTTGGGCTCATCAGTTCCTCATAGAACTGTCACTTGTTActc
Encoded here:
- the INSL5 gene encoding LOW QUALITY PROTEIN: insulin-like peptide INSL5 (The sequence of the model RefSeq protein was modified relative to this genomic sequence to represent the inferred CDS: deleted 1 base in 1 codon); the encoded protein is MKAVVLGLLLLSFFLAISEVKSEGAPVRLCGRDFVRAVVFTCGGSRWRRQLNGFPNGLKDQDIHCHLSVVINISTGTEENYIQKPESQSKEFIQSRAETERDLQGQQQKSIHKRHEDVMQLTISCCAVGCSENSISTLC